One Curtobacterium sp. BH-2-1-1 genomic region harbors:
- the rarD gene encoding EamA family transporter RarD codes for MSEPSPARPARSEASVGVVQAIIAYGLWGLMPLLFAAMAPAGAFEIVAWRIVFGLVFCAIAIAVTRSWLRTRTLMAQRRVMLVMGLAAVLILVNWTVYVAATTTGHTVEAALGYFINPLVTIALGVVVLRERLRPLQWTAVGISIVAVVVIAVGYGQMPWISLVLAFSFGLYGLVKKRVGGTVDALSGLTIETVWLLPIAVVALVVLGATGLGGGVTFTSEGWVHVLVTVLTGPATAVPLLLFASSARRVSLSTLGLTQYLAPVMQLLVGVVVQHEPMSGARWFGFGIVWLALVILTADSFLAARASRRRAVAPTAAEPV; via the coding sequence GTGAGTGAACCGTCCCCGGCGCGCCCGGCCCGCAGCGAGGCATCCGTCGGCGTCGTGCAGGCGATCATCGCGTACGGGCTGTGGGGACTCATGCCGCTGCTCTTCGCGGCGATGGCCCCCGCCGGCGCGTTCGAGATCGTCGCCTGGCGGATCGTCTTCGGGCTGGTGTTCTGCGCGATCGCGATCGCCGTCACCCGCTCCTGGCTCCGGACCCGCACCCTGATGGCCCAGCGTCGGGTGATGCTCGTGATGGGCCTCGCGGCCGTGCTCATCCTGGTGAACTGGACCGTGTACGTCGCGGCGACGACCACGGGCCACACGGTCGAGGCGGCGCTCGGGTACTTCATCAACCCGCTCGTGACGATCGCGCTCGGTGTCGTGGTGCTCCGCGAACGCCTGCGTCCGCTGCAGTGGACCGCCGTCGGCATCAGCATCGTGGCCGTCGTCGTGATCGCGGTGGGCTACGGACAGATGCCGTGGATCTCCCTCGTGCTGGCGTTCTCGTTCGGCCTGTACGGGCTCGTGAAGAAGCGGGTCGGTGGAACGGTGGACGCCCTGAGCGGCCTGACGATCGAGACCGTGTGGCTGCTGCCGATCGCCGTGGTCGCCCTCGTGGTGCTCGGCGCGACCGGCCTCGGCGGCGGGGTGACGTTCACGAGCGAGGGCTGGGTGCACGTCCTCGTGACAGTGCTGACCGGGCCCGCGACGGCCGTGCCGCTGCTGCTGTTCGCGTCGTCCGCCCGTCGGGTGAGCCTGTCCACGCTCGGGCTGACGCAGTACCTCGCGCCGGTGATGCAGCTGCTCGTCGGGGTGGTCGTGCAGCACGAGCCCATGTCGGGTGCCCGGTGGTTCGGCTTCGGGATCGTCTGGCTCGCCCTGGTCATCCTGACGGCCGACTCGTTCCTGGCCGCTCGGGCATCGCGGCGCCGGGCGGTAGCGCCCACCGCGGCCGAGCCGGTCTGA
- a CDS encoding VOC family protein: MVSAVSHTSIDCRDAYTLSEWWKQVLGYVDVADDPNAPGHEECMIVAPDGSHHVLFIEVPEAKAVKNRIHFDLRPTDRTRDEEVVRLRGIGALELADRRTASGGWVVFADPEGNEFCVLRSQAELDA; the protein is encoded by the coding sequence ATGGTCAGCGCCGTGTCCCACACCTCGATCGACTGCCGTGATGCCTACACGCTCTCCGAGTGGTGGAAGCAGGTCCTCGGCTACGTCGACGTCGCCGACGACCCGAACGCGCCCGGGCACGAGGAGTGCATGATCGTCGCTCCCGACGGGTCGCACCACGTGCTCTTCATCGAGGTGCCGGAAGCGAAGGCCGTGAAGAACCGCATCCACTTCGACCTGCGGCCGACCGACCGGACCCGCGACGAAGAGGTCGTGCGGCTGCGGGGCATCGGTGCGCTCGAACTGGCCGACCGACGCACGGCGAGCGGCGGCTGGGTGGTGTTCGCCGATCCCGAGGGGAACGAGTTCTGCGTCCTCCGGTCCCAGGCCGAGCTCGACGCCTGA
- the guaB gene encoding IMP dehydrogenase produces MDQPDPFGFIGLTYDDVMLLPGYTDVIPSEASTASRLTKRITVNVPLLSAAMDTVTEARMAIAMARQGGIGILHRNMSIADQAAAVDKVKRSESGMITNPVTTSPDATVAEVDALCGQFRVSGLPVVEGDGTLVGIITNRDMRFVAPFEQQTTLVRDVMTKAPLITAPVGIDPDDAVAIFAEHKIEKLPLVDEDGKLRGLITVKDFDKSEKYPDATKDDAGRLRVGAAIGFFGDAWERATALREAGVDVLVVDTANGHSAGVLDMVRRLKADPAFAAVDVIGGQAATREGAQALIDAGVDAVKVGVGPGSICTTRVVAGVGVPQVTAVYEASLAAREAGVPVIADGGLQYSGDIAKALVAGADTVMLGSLLAGTDESPGDLVFVNGKQFKAYRGMGSLGALQTRGKKTSYSKDRYFQADVPSDDKLVPEGIEGQVPYRGSVANVVYQLVGGLRQSMFYVGGRTVPELKARGKFVRITPAGLKESHPHDVQMVVEAPNYSR; encoded by the coding sequence CGGATTCATCGGACTCACGTACGACGACGTCATGCTCCTGCCGGGGTACACCGACGTCATCCCGAGCGAGGCGTCGACCGCGTCCCGGCTCACCAAGCGCATCACGGTCAACGTCCCGCTGCTCTCCGCGGCGATGGACACCGTGACCGAGGCCCGCATGGCGATCGCCATGGCCCGACAGGGCGGCATCGGGATCCTGCACCGCAACATGTCGATCGCCGACCAGGCGGCCGCGGTCGACAAGGTCAAGCGCAGCGAGTCGGGCATGATCACCAACCCGGTGACCACCAGCCCGGACGCCACCGTGGCCGAGGTCGACGCGCTCTGCGGACAGTTCCGCGTCTCCGGCCTGCCGGTGGTCGAGGGTGACGGCACCCTCGTCGGCATCATCACCAACCGCGACATGCGGTTCGTGGCGCCGTTCGAGCAGCAGACCACGCTCGTGCGCGACGTCATGACGAAGGCCCCGCTCATCACTGCCCCGGTCGGCATCGACCCGGACGACGCCGTCGCGATCTTCGCCGAGCACAAGATCGAGAAGCTCCCCCTCGTCGACGAGGACGGCAAGCTCCGCGGTCTCATCACCGTCAAGGACTTCGACAAGAGCGAGAAGTACCCGGACGCCACGAAGGACGACGCCGGGCGCCTGCGCGTCGGCGCCGCGATCGGCTTCTTCGGCGACGCCTGGGAGCGCGCGACCGCGCTGCGCGAGGCCGGCGTGGACGTCCTCGTCGTCGACACCGCCAACGGCCACAGCGCCGGCGTGCTCGACATGGTCCGTCGCCTCAAGGCCGACCCGGCGTTCGCCGCGGTGGACGTCATCGGCGGGCAGGCAGCCACGCGCGAGGGCGCCCAGGCGCTCATCGACGCGGGTGTCGACGCCGTGAAGGTCGGCGTCGGCCCGGGATCGATCTGCACGACGCGCGTCGTCGCGGGTGTCGGCGTCCCGCAGGTCACCGCCGTGTACGAGGCCTCCCTCGCCGCGCGTGAGGCCGGCGTGCCGGTCATCGCCGACGGCGGGCTGCAGTACTCGGGCGACATCGCGAAGGCCCTCGTGGCCGGCGCCGACACCGTGATGCTCGGCTCGCTCCTCGCCGGCACCGACGAGTCGCCCGGTGACCTGGTGTTCGTCAACGGCAAGCAGTTCAAGGCCTACCGCGGGATGGGCTCCCTCGGCGCCCTGCAGACCCGCGGCAAGAAGACCTCGTACTCGAAGGACCGCTACTTCCAGGCCGACGTCCCCTCGGACGACAAGCTCGTGCCGGAGGGCATCGAGGGCCAGGTCCCGTACCGCGGCTCGGTGGCGAACGTCGTCTACCAGCTCGTCGGCGGCCTGCGGCAGTCGATGTTCTACGTCGGCGGCCGGACCGTCCCGGAGCTCAAGGCCCGCGGCAAGTTCGTCCGGATCACCCCGGCCGGGCTCAAGGAGTCGCACCCGCACGACGTGCAGATGGTCGTCGAGGCGCCGAACTACAGCCGCTGA
- a CDS encoding ABC transporter substrate-binding protein — MQGSALGQLVTGDGNAKVAFLVFNDTYGTGLRNTVQKAIEDSGGSVVYGGKGKGQEFPPGQTTFSSEVTAALATKPDAIVVLAFDETKSIIPELKSQDADMSKIYMSDGNTADYSKDFDKGTLTGAQGTIPGASPKDEFKAQLSAYYKKSSGKDLADYSYAAESYDATVLAALAAVKGKGTDSGTIQANMAAVSGADGGTECSTFKNCVALLDKGEDIHYTGPSGIGPFDDNNDPSSAYIGIYKFDGDNKPVYQSAIQGSVKK; from the coding sequence GTGCAGGGTTCGGCGCTCGGCCAGCTCGTCACGGGTGACGGCAACGCCAAGGTCGCGTTCCTCGTCTTCAACGACACCTACGGCACCGGCCTCCGCAACACCGTGCAGAAGGCGATCGAGGACTCGGGCGGATCCGTCGTCTACGGCGGCAAGGGCAAGGGCCAGGAGTTCCCGCCCGGCCAGACGACCTTCTCCTCCGAGGTGACCGCGGCGCTCGCCACGAAGCCGGACGCCATCGTCGTCCTGGCCTTCGACGAGACGAAGTCGATCATCCCGGAGCTGAAGTCGCAGGACGCCGACATGTCGAAGATCTACATGTCCGACGGCAACACCGCCGACTACTCGAAGGACTTCGACAAGGGCACGCTCACCGGCGCGCAGGGCACCATCCCCGGTGCCTCACCGAAGGACGAGTTCAAGGCCCAGCTCTCCGCCTACTACAAGAAGTCGTCGGGCAAGGACCTCGCCGACTACTCGTACGCGGCCGAGTCGTACGACGCCACCGTCCTCGCCGCCCTGGCCGCGGTGAAGGGCAAGGGCACGGACTCCGGCACCATCCAGGCCAACATGGCCGCGGTGTCCGGTGCCGACGGCGGCACGGAGTGCTCGACGTTCAAGAACTGCGTCGCCCTGCTCGACAAGGGTGAGGACATCCACTACACGGGTCCGTCGGGCATCGGTCCGTTCGACGACAACAACGACCCGTCGAGCGCCTACATCGGCATCTACAAGTTCGACGGCGACAACAAGCCCGTCTACCAGAGCGCGATCCAGGGCTCGGTCAAGAAGTAG